One Onthophagus taurus isolate NC chromosome 11, IU_Otau_3.0, whole genome shotgun sequence genomic window carries:
- the LOC111418658 gene encoding AT-rich interactive domain-containing protein 2 isoform X5, producing MAKILGKDPVTYAKERDGFLRELHHFHESRGTPFRRAPILSGHEIDLYLLYSLVTEQGGWIKVNSKNGWHELYEHFRVPGKCVNGSVALKQIYLRYLDRWEKVHYLGEEADRGSDDDEESRHKRWSARALHSVPLTYNYSQHNITESTRDYNHLSTDLYKASDYDRLALSLLSPLPNEQDFAINVCTLLSNDGKHTLKIERHPRIVDYLVAHAGVFSHPSMRAVFEDSYNKVRRHPINTFWNEVIESEEFLDLTNEKKYSCSETVRAVATGGIEPGIPLSDVPAESDEKVVATEVQRTPSSGNSNLENVISDFYECCSDSDLNDERFKLRLGPTDSELFSLGRNLGTRDYIGQRVLQVATILRNLSFIDENVPILSNNRTFVRFMLLCLCSRWGPLQNLGFDMLGNISSEFQVKDPQNDRLATHLLKIVTVGLKSEDRSSCISCLDALNKLSQNELNEDSLTRALESLVYERVCTFLTIHDVMLLIYTLECLYSLSSLGERACNYIVNNHGVVDTLVSLVTVEGKSYGPKACIGMKLVETVPGGSLATQPGATSTVTNVSGTSSSIPASSANTPTTVVSSISTKSGNLSNTPQRVVQMAPQRLITITPTSQSSTTTPITIQPTAGSPQATPAITPQQMVQQQHAHQQAIQENEQFALAWLRATYEPSNNGRVDHQELYKHYINSCAKIGRRGVIAPLHFPRCVRSVFGGTVGPNPVKPAMPSDPQYYDGIKARAQPLSVNVQQQQPSVTTTTNTSVAVQSPSKSIASTAKRKASTVSLSVTADCSDTPPASPASPILKAQLSAPPKPRESTVTVTTTATTTNIVVSTNTSTVVLTNKSDPKSQVMAHPHLSQALLGTGQNASSSTGGKELGTGQPNTSLIKSLLATKVVARQQQQRLLAQQTQTPENKLNKSTLIETPKGIRLNGARQLFSDTDTTESDVTSTTQNTTSNIRKEPPQPPPPPLAPLSSQKPKHMRIENEDSDSTGNNSLASSTGLGNIGMGGVSSTEDGDNSLTSFEGLLNGIPSIDNPLNDDSNSKDSVKNSLKKPLMLAELLEKKVDKDTLMMNGVLGKELRKGEKSVDLVENHIDKILSKENNLNEAREQCGFIEEDSNCINVKLNENKISLKRAASDDLPSEPEAKKPLLLTNVNGNADSPAPDSVASSNGDDQPTEKVSTAAAKLFADMAADILEDEDVDELMQEVQQPTTVSPPIPVEEPSSVVISSQSNVMSQTSSVPQVFVDGNQQVLLTQPTRQIIVSQPQLKTQSGQVIVQNPQQQRPGQIILQQANTGQILLSQGLQGPVQLVASSTQPGQYVIQTSGTQNYMVAQPQTAMVHGQPQTVLVAQTPQQQGTNTKTIIILQQPSQQQKVVVTPQGQQVVVTQVQRPILQSSSVSNNNNNNQSSTSGGIIKSAASQCTSTITTTITAEKKTEEIKVSPKPKIIRDLTTPFVCEWGDCQIETKFKSANQVYLHVCEMHVPKGSEEIMCQWDRCDNMKRKRFSLMTHLNDKHCNTEAMRASLTRRKQAQHSGKSETASTSAVAPPHPGYAPDAAFHAIKRHALEFVNPKELQDDNEGPVTKSIRLTASLILRNLVIYSSNCRRYLKHYEPHLANVALSNVESSRTIAQVLYDMNDVSSSHR from the exons gtgaattcaaaaaatggttGGCACGAACTGTACGAGCACTTTCGCGTACCCGGAAAGTGCGTCAACGGGAGCGTCGCCTTGAAGCAGATCTATCTGAG GTATTTGGATCGGTGGGAGAAGGTGCACTATTTAGGCGAGGAAGCCGATAGGGGTAGCGACGACGATGAAGAGAGCCGCCACAAGCGCTGGTCCGCTAGGGCTCTTCATTCTGTACCGTTGACGTACAACTATAGTCAACACAACATCACTG aaTCAACTAGAGATTACAACCACCTCTCAACAGACCTCTACAAAGCATCAGACTACGACCGTTTAGCTCTATCGCTTCTGTCGCCATTGCCCAATGAACAAGATTTTGCAATAAACGTATGCACTCTTCTGTCAAACGATGGAAAACACAccttaaaaattgaaagacaTCCTCGGATAGTTGATTACCTGGTGGCTCACGCTGGAGTTTTCAGTCACCCTTCTATGCGGGCGGTTTTCGAGGATTCTTACAACAAAGTCCGAAGGCATCCGATAAACACTTTCTGGAACGAAGTGATCGAATCGGAAGAATTTTTGGATCTCACCAATGAGAAAAAATATTCATGTTCGGAAACCGTTCGTGCTGTGGCCACGGGAGGTATCGAACCCGGCATTCCCCTCAGTGACGTACCTGCCGAATCCGACGAGAAAGTGGTCGCGACGGAAGTGCAAAGGACACCATCGAGCGGCAATAGTAACTTAGAAAATGTGATAAGTGATTTCTATGAGTGTTGTAGTGATAGTGACCTAAATGATGAAAGGTTTAAGTTAAGGTTAGGGCCTACGGACAGTGAATTGTTTTCGTTAGGCAGGAATCTTGGAACGAGAGATTATATCGGTCAACGAGTTTTGCAGGTCGCGACAATATTAAGGAACTTGTCGTTTATCGATGAGAACGTTCCCATTTTATCGAACAATCGGACTTTTGTGCGTTTTATGTTGTTGTGTTTGTGTTCCAGATGGGGTCCGCTACAGAACCTCGGTTTTGATATGTTAGGCAACATTTCATCCGAGTTTCAAGTAAAAGACCCCCAAAACGACCGTCTAGCCACTCATCTCCTCAAAATCGTCACCGTCGGTTTAAAAAGCGAAGATCGCAGTTCCTGCATATCGTGTTTAGACGCACTCAATAAACTCAGTCAAAACGAATTGAACGAAGACTCTTTAACGCGCGCTTTGGAAAGCTTAGTTTACGAACGTGTGTGTACCTTCTTGACGATCCACGACGTCATGCTTCTCATATATACTTTGGAGTGTTTGTACTCTCTATCTTCTCTCGGTGAACGTGCGTGCAACTACATAGTCAATAATCACGGTGTCGTTGACACTCTTGTGTCTTTGGTCACAGTTGAAGGTAAAAGTTATGGCCCTAAAGCCTGTATTGGTATGAAACTTGTTGAAACCGTTCCCGGTGGATCTTTAGCTACCCAACCGGGTGCTACATCTACGGTTACTAACGTTTCTGGTACATCATCGTCCATTCCTGCGTCTAGTGCAAATACTCCAACAACTGTTGTTAGTTCAATATCTACAAAATCGGGAAATTTGAGTAATACACCACAAAGAGTTGTTCAAATGGCACCACAAAGattaattacaattacccCAACGTCACAAAGTTCGACAACAA CTCCAATAACAATACAACCTACGGCTGGAAGTCCTCAAGCAACCCCGGCTATCACTCCTCAACAAATGGTACAACAACAACACGCTCATCAACAAGCTATTCAAGAAAACGAACAATTTGCGTTAGCCTGGCTGAGAGCAACTTATGAACCAAGTAATAATGGCCGTGTTGACCACCAAGAATTATACAAGCATTACATAAATTCCTGTGCGAAAATTGGGAGGAGAGGAGTGATAGCTCCGTTACATTTTCCAAGATGTGTCCG aTCGGTCTTTGGTGGTACAGTAGGCCCAAATCCTGTGAAACCAGCGATGCCAAGCGATCCCCAATACTACGACGGCATTAAGGCGCGCGCGCAGCCGTTATCGGTAAACGTCCAACAACAACAACCATCCGTAACCACCACAACCAACACCTCTGTCGCCGTACAAAGTCCTTCCAAAAGTATCGCGTCAACTGCGAAGCGCAAAGCTTCTACCGTCTCGCTGTCGGTTACGGCCGACTGCTCGGACACGCCCCCCGCGTCTCCTGCCTCACCCATTCTCAAAGCGCAACTGAGCGCGCCCCCAAAACCCAGAGAGTCGACCGTTACCGTCACCACTACCGCGACCACCACCAATATCGTTGTTTCGACCAACACTTCCACCGTTGTACTAACTAACAAGAGCGACCCCAAAAGTCAG gTTATGGCACACCCCCATTTAAGTCAGGCTTTACTGGGAACGGGGCAGAACGCGTCTTCTTCTACAGGTGGTAAAGAGTTAGGAACGGGTCAACCAAATACGTCGCTCATCAAAAGTTTACTAGCGACTAAG gTTGTGGCTAGGCAGCAACAGCAAAGATTATTAGCTCAACAAACTCAAACGcctgaaaataaattaaacaaatcgACTCTTATTGAAACGCCTAAAGGGATTCGTTTAAATGGAGCTCGTCAACTTTTCTCAGATACAGATACCACAGAATCTGATGTAACATCAACGACTCAAAATACGACATCGAATATACGAAAAGAACCCCCACAACCACCTCCACCTCCACTGGCACCATTAAGCAGTCAAAAACCAAAACATATGAGAATAGAAAACGAAGACAGTGATTCAACGGGTAATAATTCGTTGGCTTCGAGTACGGGTTTGGGAAATATCGGAATGGGTGGTGTTTCCAGTACGGAGGATGGTGATAATTCACTAACTAGTTTTGAAGGACTTTTAAATGGGATTCCAAGTATTGATAATCCGTTAAATGACGATAGTAATTCCAAAGATTCGGTGAAAAAtagtttgaaaaaacctcTGATGTTGGCGgaattattagaaaagaaaGTTGATAAAGATACGTTGATGATGAATGGCGTTTTGGGGAAGGAGTTGAGAAAAGGCGAAAAGAGTGTTGATTTGGTTGAAAATCACATAGacaaaattttaagtaaagaaaataatttaaatgaagCAAGAGAACAATGTGGATTTATCGAGGAAGATTCAAATTGTATTAACGTAAAATTGAATGAGAATAAAATAAGCTTAAAAAGAGCAGCTAGCGATGATCTTCCTTCAGAACCGGAGGCTAAAAAACCTCTCTTATTAACTAACGTCAATGGCAACGCAGATTCACCCGCTCCAGATTCCGTAGCCAGCTCAAATGGTGATGATCAACCAACGGAGAAAGTATCAACGGCAGCAGCTAAATTATTTGCTGATATGGCCGCTGACATCCTTGAAGACGAAGACGTTGACGAATTAATGCAAGAAGTCCAACAACCAACAACAGTTTCGCCTCCAATTCCAGTTGAAGAACCATCATCCGTTGTAATATCGTCTCAAAGCAACGTAATGTCTCAAACGAGTTCAGTTCCGCAAGTTTTCGTCGATGGAAACCAGCAAGTATTATTAACACAACCAACACGTCAAATAATCGTGTCTCAACCCCAACTTAAAACGCAAAGCGGTCAAGTTATCGTTCAAAATCCCCAACAACAACGACCAGGACAAATTATTCTTCAACAAGCCAATACTGGTCAAATTTTATTGTCTCAAGGGCTTCAAGGACCAGTTCAATTAGTTGCTAGTTCAACTCAACCAGGTCAATATGTCATCCAAACGAGTGGAACTCAAAATTATATGGTCGCGCAACCCCAAACCGCGATGGTACATGGTCAACCCCAAACGGTTTTAGTTGCGCAAACACCACAACAACAAggaactaacacaaaaacGATCATCATCCTTCAACAACCATCGCAACAACAAAAGGTTGTTGTAACTCCTCAAGGACAACAAGTGGTTGTAACTCAGGTTCAAAGGCCAATTTTACAATCGTCGAGCGTTagcaacaataataataataatcaaagttCGACGAGCGGTGGTATTATTAAAAGTGCTGCTTCGCAATGTACCTCTACTATTACAACTACAATCACAGCGGAGAAAAAGACTGAGGAGATTAAGGTGTCTCCAAAACCGAAAATCATTCGTGATTTAACGACACCTTTCGTTTGTGAATGGGGTGATTGCcaaat tgaAACGAAATTTAAATCAGCAAACCAAGTTTACTTGCACGTTTGTGAAATGCATGTTCCAAAAGGTTCTGAGGAAATTATGTGCCAGTGGGATCGTTGTGACAATATGAAGAGGAAAAGATTCTCTCTAATGACGCATTTAAATGACAAACATTGTAATACAGAG gcTATGAGGGCAAGTTTAACTCGTCGGAAACAAGCCCAACATTCAGGGAAAAGTGAAACGGCTTCGACTTCAGCAGTGGCCCCTCCGCATCCTGGTTATGCACCAGATGCAGCGTTCCACGCGATTAAACGGCATGCGTTAGAATTTGTAAATCCAAAGGAATTACag gaCGACAATGAGGGACCGGTTACGAAAAGCATCCGTCTAACAGCCTCTCTCATACTTAGGAATCTCGTAATATACAGCAGTAATTGCAGgag GTACTTAAAGCATTATGAACCGCATTTGGCGAATGTAGCCTTAAGTAACGTGGAATCATCGAGGACGATAGCGCAAGTTTTGTACGATATGAACGACGTCTCGTCGAGCCACAGGTGA
- the LOC111418658 gene encoding AT-rich interactive domain-containing protein 2 isoform X2, with product MAKILGKDPVTYAKERDGFLRELHHFHESRGTPFRRAPILSGHEIDLYLLYSLVTEQGGWIKVNSKNGWHELYEHFRVPGKCVNGSVALKQIYLRYLDRWEKVHYLGEEADRGSDDDEESRHKRWSARALHSVPLTYNYSQHNITESTRDYNHLSTDLYKASDYDRLALSLLSPLPNEQDFAINVCTLLSNDGKHTLKIERHPRIVDYLVAHAGVFSHPSMRAVFEDSYNKVRRHPINTFWNEVIESEEFLDLTNEKKYSCSETVRAVATGGIEPGIPLSDVPAESDEKVVATEVQRTPSSGNSNLENVISDFYECCSDSDLNDERFKLRLGPTDSELFSLGRNLGTRDYIGQRVLQVATILRNLSFIDENVPILSNNRTFVRFMLLCLCSRWGPLQNLGFDMLGNISSEFQVKDPQNDRLATHLLKIVTVGLKSEDRSSCISCLDALNKLSQNELNEDSLTRALESLVYERVCTFLTIHDVMLLIYTLECLYSLSSLGERACNYIVNNHGVVDTLVSLVTVEGKSYGPKACIGMKLVETVPGGSLATQPGATSTVTNVSGTSSSIPASSANTPTTVVSSISTKSGNLSNTPQRVVQMAPQRLITITPTSQSSTTTPITIQPTAGSPQATPAITPQQMVQQQHAHQQAIQENEQFALAWLRATYEPSNNGRVDHQELYKHYINSCAKIGRRGVIAPLHFPRCVRSVFGGTVGPNPVKPAMPSDPQYYDGIKARAQPLSVNVQQQQPSVTTTTNTSVAVQSPSKSIASTAKRKASTVSLSVTADCSDTPPASPASPILKAQLSAPPKPRESTVTVTTTATTTNIVVSTNTSTVVLTNKSDPKSQVMAHPHLSQALLGTGQNASSSTGGKELGTGQPNTSLIKSLLATKVTTECMTAVSMKTATDSQTVTTQVVARQQQQRLLAQQTQTPENKLNKSTLIETPKGIRLNGARQLFSDTDTTESDVTSTTQNTTSNIRKEPPQPPPPPLAPLSSQKPKHMRIENEDSDSTGNNSLASSTGLGNIGMGGVSSTEDGDNSLTSFEGLLNGIPSIDNPLNDDSNSKDSVKNSLKKPLMLAELLEKKVDKDTLMMNGVLGKELRKGEKSVDLVENHIDKILSKENNLNEAREQCGFIEEDSNCINVKLNENKISLKRAASDDLPSEPEAKKPLLLTNVNGNADSPAPDSVASSNGDDQPTEKVSTAAAKLFADMAADILEDEDVDELMQEVQQPTTVSPPIPVEEPSSVVISSQSNVMSQTSSVPQVFVDGNQQVLLTQPTRQIIVSQPQLKTQSGQVIVQNPQQQRPGQIILQQANTGQILLSQGLQGPVQLVASSTQPGQYVIQTSGTQNYMVAQPQTAMVHGQPQTVLVAQTPQQQGTNTKTIIILQQPSQQQKVVVTPQGQQVVVTQVQRPILQSSSVSNNNNNNQSSTSGGIIKSAASQCTSTITTTITAEKKTEEIKVSPKPKIIRDLTTPFVCEWGDCQIETKFKSANQVYLHVCEMHVPKGSEEIMCQWDRCDNMKRKRFSLMTHLNDKHCNTEAMRASLTRRKQAQHSGKSETASTSAVAPPHPGYAPDAAFHAIKRHALEFVNPKELQDDNEGPVTKSIRLTASLILRNLVIYSSNCRRYLKHYEPHLANVALSNVESSRTIAQVLYDMNDVSSSHR from the exons gtgaattcaaaaaatggttGGCACGAACTGTACGAGCACTTTCGCGTACCCGGAAAGTGCGTCAACGGGAGCGTCGCCTTGAAGCAGATCTATCTGAG GTATTTGGATCGGTGGGAGAAGGTGCACTATTTAGGCGAGGAAGCCGATAGGGGTAGCGACGACGATGAAGAGAGCCGCCACAAGCGCTGGTCCGCTAGGGCTCTTCATTCTGTACCGTTGACGTACAACTATAGTCAACACAACATCACTG aaTCAACTAGAGATTACAACCACCTCTCAACAGACCTCTACAAAGCATCAGACTACGACCGTTTAGCTCTATCGCTTCTGTCGCCATTGCCCAATGAACAAGATTTTGCAATAAACGTATGCACTCTTCTGTCAAACGATGGAAAACACAccttaaaaattgaaagacaTCCTCGGATAGTTGATTACCTGGTGGCTCACGCTGGAGTTTTCAGTCACCCTTCTATGCGGGCGGTTTTCGAGGATTCTTACAACAAAGTCCGAAGGCATCCGATAAACACTTTCTGGAACGAAGTGATCGAATCGGAAGAATTTTTGGATCTCACCAATGAGAAAAAATATTCATGTTCGGAAACCGTTCGTGCTGTGGCCACGGGAGGTATCGAACCCGGCATTCCCCTCAGTGACGTACCTGCCGAATCCGACGAGAAAGTGGTCGCGACGGAAGTGCAAAGGACACCATCGAGCGGCAATAGTAACTTAGAAAATGTGATAAGTGATTTCTATGAGTGTTGTAGTGATAGTGACCTAAATGATGAAAGGTTTAAGTTAAGGTTAGGGCCTACGGACAGTGAATTGTTTTCGTTAGGCAGGAATCTTGGAACGAGAGATTATATCGGTCAACGAGTTTTGCAGGTCGCGACAATATTAAGGAACTTGTCGTTTATCGATGAGAACGTTCCCATTTTATCGAACAATCGGACTTTTGTGCGTTTTATGTTGTTGTGTTTGTGTTCCAGATGGGGTCCGCTACAGAACCTCGGTTTTGATATGTTAGGCAACATTTCATCCGAGTTTCAAGTAAAAGACCCCCAAAACGACCGTCTAGCCACTCATCTCCTCAAAATCGTCACCGTCGGTTTAAAAAGCGAAGATCGCAGTTCCTGCATATCGTGTTTAGACGCACTCAATAAACTCAGTCAAAACGAATTGAACGAAGACTCTTTAACGCGCGCTTTGGAAAGCTTAGTTTACGAACGTGTGTGTACCTTCTTGACGATCCACGACGTCATGCTTCTCATATATACTTTGGAGTGTTTGTACTCTCTATCTTCTCTCGGTGAACGTGCGTGCAACTACATAGTCAATAATCACGGTGTCGTTGACACTCTTGTGTCTTTGGTCACAGTTGAAGGTAAAAGTTATGGCCCTAAAGCCTGTATTGGTATGAAACTTGTTGAAACCGTTCCCGGTGGATCTTTAGCTACCCAACCGGGTGCTACATCTACGGTTACTAACGTTTCTGGTACATCATCGTCCATTCCTGCGTCTAGTGCAAATACTCCAACAACTGTTGTTAGTTCAATATCTACAAAATCGGGAAATTTGAGTAATACACCACAAAGAGTTGTTCAAATGGCACCACAAAGattaattacaattacccCAACGTCACAAAGTTCGACAACAA CTCCAATAACAATACAACCTACGGCTGGAAGTCCTCAAGCAACCCCGGCTATCACTCCTCAACAAATGGTACAACAACAACACGCTCATCAACAAGCTATTCAAGAAAACGAACAATTTGCGTTAGCCTGGCTGAGAGCAACTTATGAACCAAGTAATAATGGCCGTGTTGACCACCAAGAATTATACAAGCATTACATAAATTCCTGTGCGAAAATTGGGAGGAGAGGAGTGATAGCTCCGTTACATTTTCCAAGATGTGTCCG aTCGGTCTTTGGTGGTACAGTAGGCCCAAATCCTGTGAAACCAGCGATGCCAAGCGATCCCCAATACTACGACGGCATTAAGGCGCGCGCGCAGCCGTTATCGGTAAACGTCCAACAACAACAACCATCCGTAACCACCACAACCAACACCTCTGTCGCCGTACAAAGTCCTTCCAAAAGTATCGCGTCAACTGCGAAGCGCAAAGCTTCTACCGTCTCGCTGTCGGTTACGGCCGACTGCTCGGACACGCCCCCCGCGTCTCCTGCCTCACCCATTCTCAAAGCGCAACTGAGCGCGCCCCCAAAACCCAGAGAGTCGACCGTTACCGTCACCACTACCGCGACCACCACCAATATCGTTGTTTCGACCAACACTTCCACCGTTGTACTAACTAACAAGAGCGACCCCAAAAGTCAG gTTATGGCACACCCCCATTTAAGTCAGGCTTTACTGGGAACGGGGCAGAACGCGTCTTCTTCTACAGGTGGTAAAGAGTTAGGAACGGGTCAACCAAATACGTCGCTCATCAAAAGTTTACTAGCGACTAAGGTAACCACAGAGTGCATGACTGCAGTAAGCATGAAGACTGCTACCGACAGCCAAACAGTAACAACACAG gTTGTGGCTAGGCAGCAACAGCAAAGATTATTAGCTCAACAAACTCAAACGcctgaaaataaattaaacaaatcgACTCTTATTGAAACGCCTAAAGGGATTCGTTTAAATGGAGCTCGTCAACTTTTCTCAGATACAGATACCACAGAATCTGATGTAACATCAACGACTCAAAATACGACATCGAATATACGAAAAGAACCCCCACAACCACCTCCACCTCCACTGGCACCATTAAGCAGTCAAAAACCAAAACATATGAGAATAGAAAACGAAGACAGTGATTCAACGGGTAATAATTCGTTGGCTTCGAGTACGGGTTTGGGAAATATCGGAATGGGTGGTGTTTCCAGTACGGAGGATGGTGATAATTCACTAACTAGTTTTGAAGGACTTTTAAATGGGATTCCAAGTATTGATAATCCGTTAAATGACGATAGTAATTCCAAAGATTCGGTGAAAAAtagtttgaaaaaacctcTGATGTTGGCGgaattattagaaaagaaaGTTGATAAAGATACGTTGATGATGAATGGCGTTTTGGGGAAGGAGTTGAGAAAAGGCGAAAAGAGTGTTGATTTGGTTGAAAATCACATAGacaaaattttaagtaaagaaaataatttaaatgaagCAAGAGAACAATGTGGATTTATCGAGGAAGATTCAAATTGTATTAACGTAAAATTGAATGAGAATAAAATAAGCTTAAAAAGAGCAGCTAGCGATGATCTTCCTTCAGAACCGGAGGCTAAAAAACCTCTCTTATTAACTAACGTCAATGGCAACGCAGATTCACCCGCTCCAGATTCCGTAGCCAGCTCAAATGGTGATGATCAACCAACGGAGAAAGTATCAACGGCAGCAGCTAAATTATTTGCTGATATGGCCGCTGACATCCTTGAAGACGAAGACGTTGACGAATTAATGCAAGAAGTCCAACAACCAACAACAGTTTCGCCTCCAATTCCAGTTGAAGAACCATCATCCGTTGTAATATCGTCTCAAAGCAACGTAATGTCTCAAACGAGTTCAGTTCCGCAAGTTTTCGTCGATGGAAACCAGCAAGTATTATTAACACAACCAACACGTCAAATAATCGTGTCTCAACCCCAACTTAAAACGCAAAGCGGTCAAGTTATCGTTCAAAATCCCCAACAACAACGACCAGGACAAATTATTCTTCAACAAGCCAATACTGGTCAAATTTTATTGTCTCAAGGGCTTCAAGGACCAGTTCAATTAGTTGCTAGTTCAACTCAACCAGGTCAATATGTCATCCAAACGAGTGGAACTCAAAATTATATGGTCGCGCAACCCCAAACCGCGATGGTACATGGTCAACCCCAAACGGTTTTAGTTGCGCAAACACCACAACAACAAggaactaacacaaaaacGATCATCATCCTTCAACAACCATCGCAACAACAAAAGGTTGTTGTAACTCCTCAAGGACAACAAGTGGTTGTAACTCAGGTTCAAAGGCCAATTTTACAATCGTCGAGCGTTagcaacaataataataataatcaaagttCGACGAGCGGTGGTATTATTAAAAGTGCTGCTTCGCAATGTACCTCTACTATTACAACTACAATCACAGCGGAGAAAAAGACTGAGGAGATTAAGGTGTCTCCAAAACCGAAAATCATTCGTGATTTAACGACACCTTTCGTTTGTGAATGGGGTGATTGCcaaat tgaAACGAAATTTAAATCAGCAAACCAAGTTTACTTGCACGTTTGTGAAATGCATGTTCCAAAAGGTTCTGAGGAAATTATGTGCCAGTGGGATCGTTGTGACAATATGAAGAGGAAAAGATTCTCTCTAATGACGCATTTAAATGACAAACATTGTAATACAGAG gcTATGAGGGCAAGTTTAACTCGTCGGAAACAAGCCCAACATTCAGGGAAAAGTGAAACGGCTTCGACTTCAGCAGTGGCCCCTCCGCATCCTGGTTATGCACCAGATGCAGCGTTCCACGCGATTAAACGGCATGCGTTAGAATTTGTAAATCCAAAGGAATTACag gaCGACAATGAGGGACCGGTTACGAAAAGCATCCGTCTAACAGCCTCTCTCATACTTAGGAATCTCGTAATATACAGCAGTAATTGCAGgag GTACTTAAAGCATTATGAACCGCATTTGGCGAATGTAGCCTTAAGTAACGTGGAATCATCGAGGACGATAGCGCAAGTTTTGTACGATATGAACGACGTCTCGTCGAGCCACAGGTGA